In one window of Bacteriovorax sp. BAL6_X DNA:
- the kdsA gene encoding 3-deoxy-8-phosphooctulonate synthase, whose product MENKKLDLFMGTCVIESEQMCMDVCGRLLEMLEPVKDQINFSYKGSFDKANRSSIDSFRGPGLEKGLQILEKVKKQYGVQLITDFHTADQADAVASVVDTIQIPAFLCRQTDMILAGAEACKKHDAQLKIKKGQFLSPEETGNIVKKAEEFITKDKILLTERGTSFGYNNLVVDMASFQIMKSFGVRAIHDATHCVQRPGGLGTSTGGKREQILTLAQAAVAAGADGIFMEVHPNPAEAKSDAATSLPLDQAGAIIQRLLRIKNAITE is encoded by the coding sequence ATGGAAAATAAAAAATTAGATCTATTCATGGGGACTTGTGTAATCGAGTCTGAACAAATGTGTATGGACGTTTGCGGACGTCTATTAGAAATGCTTGAGCCTGTTAAAGATCAAATCAACTTTTCTTATAAAGGTAGTTTTGATAAGGCCAACCGCTCTTCGATTGATTCATTCAGGGGCCCTGGACTTGAAAAAGGTCTACAGATTCTAGAAAAGGTTAAGAAGCAATACGGTGTCCAACTTATAACTGACTTTCATACTGCTGATCAAGCTGATGCTGTCGCAAGTGTTGTTGACACAATCCAGATCCCAGCTTTCCTTTGTCGCCAGACAGATATGATTCTTGCAGGTGCAGAAGCTTGTAAGAAGCACGATGCTCAACTGAAAATAAAAAAAGGTCAGTTCTTATCTCCAGAAGAGACTGGAAATATTGTTAAGAAGGCCGAAGAATTTATTACGAAAGATAAAATCCTTCTTACAGAAAGAGGTACTTCATTTGGTTACAATAATCTTGTTGTTGATATGGCAAGTTTCCAAATTATGAAGTCATTTGGTGTTCGTGCAATTCACGATGCAACTCACTGTGTACAAAGACCAGGTGGACTTGGGACTTCAACTGGTGGGAAGCGTGAGCAAATTTTAACTCTTGCTCAAGCTGCCGTAGCTGCTGGTGCAGATGGGATCTTTATGGAAGTTCATCCTAACCCAGCTGAAGCGAAGTCTGATGCAGCAACAAGTTTACCGCTTGATCAAGCAGGAGCGATTATCCAAAGACTATTAAGAATCAAAAACGCAATTACGGAATAA
- a CDS encoding HAD family hydrolase, protein MDLFTKAQKYKEKLKDIKVLAFDIDGVLTPGHVWYQDDEMGFNRSSHTSDGYALKLLMRAGFKVGVISGGASKGVQERFVNNLKLDFAFLGDEDKRVAFKKVLDLGFKPEEVLFMGDEFFDVPLLKAAGFAATTPHASHEIQVYCDYVTQREGGHGAVREVIDIFRYVHGIVPEVLDFDGNPIDFKHSWPK, encoded by the coding sequence ATGGATTTATTTACAAAAGCACAAAAGTACAAAGAAAAATTAAAAGATATCAAAGTTCTTGCTTTTGATATTGATGGAGTACTCACTCCTGGACATGTATGGTACCAAGATGATGAGATGGGCTTTAACCGCTCATCACATACCTCAGATGGTTATGCATTGAAGCTGCTTATGAGAGCAGGTTTTAAAGTAGGAGTCATTTCTGGCGGTGCTTCAAAAGGTGTTCAAGAGCGCTTTGTGAATAACCTAAAACTTGATTTCGCCTTTCTTGGTGACGAGGATAAGAGAGTTGCATTCAAGAAAGTTCTTGATCTTGGCTTTAAACCAGAGGAAGTTCTTTTCATGGGAGATGAATTCTTTGATGTTCCACTTTTAAAGGCCGCTGGCTTTGCAGCGACAACACCTCATGCATCTCATGAGATTCAAGTTTATTGTGACTATGTCACGCAAAGAGAAGGTGGCCATGGTGCTGTAAGGGAAGTAATTGATATCTTCCGTTATGTGCATGGTATTGTTCCAGAAGTCTTAGACTTTGATGGGAACCCTATTGATTTTAAACATTCATGGCCAAAGTAG
- a CDS encoding DUF493 family protein, which produces MDLAKLKSLLDDQYEWPAVYNFKFIGNDSNRDELIMAVGEKPHHEKPSKTGKYISFTFNVTCNSSDEVLTIYERVGRLHGILAL; this is translated from the coding sequence ATGGATTTAGCAAAACTTAAGTCACTTCTAGATGATCAGTACGAGTGGCCAGCAGTCTATAATTTTAAATTTATTGGAAATGATTCAAACCGTGATGAGTTAATTATGGCCGTAGGTGAAAAACCTCACCATGAAAAACCATCAAAAACAGGTAAGTATATTTCTTTTACATTCAATGTAACATGCAATAGTTCAGATGAAGTGTTAACGATTTATGAACGAGTCGGACGCCTACATGGTATACTTGCACTATGA
- a CDS encoding NAD(P)H-dependent glycerol-3-phosphate dehydrogenase → MIKEKFKYKTALVVGAGAFGTSIASILAHKFENVILKVRSEDIYKDINDDRINSVYLPGIKLDANIKAILDWSELETKEEESLELIVSGLPTHGIRTFFSENLVRFNSYLGKGIPLISLSKGIDPDTLELSDDLLNDFFPQYRDNITFLSGPSFAKEIMEKQITLVTIAGRSKSVLMDVAAKLETPYFKALPNYDIKGVLLGGALKNVLAIAGGIVEGLGYNHNTRAAMITRGIVEMLRFGKVFNARPETFYGLSGMGDLILTTTGGLSRNKTFGLEIAKGRKPLEIINSQRTVVEGYKTTKAAFLLAQKYDIRARIFTGLYDVLYNDANVEEVLKKLMDAPIKFEID, encoded by the coding sequence ATGATAAAAGAAAAATTCAAATATAAGACTGCACTAGTCGTTGGTGCCGGTGCATTTGGTACTTCTATTGCATCAATTTTGGCGCATAAGTTTGAAAACGTAATTCTTAAGGTACGTTCTGAGGACATATACAAAGATATAAATGACGATCGTATCAACTCTGTTTACCTTCCAGGAATTAAGCTAGATGCTAATATTAAGGCCATTCTAGACTGGAGTGAGCTGGAGACTAAAGAAGAAGAGAGCTTAGAGCTTATTGTTTCAGGTTTGCCTACTCATGGTATTAGAACTTTCTTTAGTGAAAATCTCGTTCGTTTTAATAGCTATCTTGGAAAAGGGATTCCATTAATCAGTCTTTCAAAGGGGATTGATCCTGATACACTTGAACTCAGCGATGATTTATTAAATGATTTCTTCCCACAATATCGTGATAATATCACATTCTTATCTGGTCCTAGTTTCGCGAAAGAAATTATGGAGAAGCAGATTACTCTTGTGACAATTGCCGGTCGTTCTAAAAGTGTCTTAATGGATGTTGCGGCCAAGCTTGAAACGCCATATTTTAAGGCCCTACCTAATTATGATATTAAAGGAGTACTCTTAGGTGGTGCTCTTAAGAATGTTTTGGCCATTGCTGGCGGTATTGTCGAAGGTCTTGGCTATAATCATAATACACGTGCGGCCATGATTACTCGTGGGATTGTTGAAATGCTACGTTTCGGTAAAGTATTTAATGCACGTCCTGAAACATTTTATGGCCTAAGTGGGATGGGGGATCTTATCCTAACGACTACAGGTGGCCTCTCTCGTAACAAGACTTTTGGACTTGAGATCGCTAAGGGAAGAAAACCCCTCGAAATCATTAATTCTCAACGAACTGTTGTAGAGGGTTATAAAACAACGAAGGCCGCTTTCTTACTCGCCCAAAAGTATGATATCCGCGCAAGAATCTTTACTGGACTCTATGATGTTCTTTACAATGACGCTAATGTTGAAGAAGTGTTAAAGAAGCTAATGGATGCACCAATAAAGTTTGAAATAGACTAA
- a CDS encoding ATP-binding protein has protein sequence MNDIIFYQTIIFCISLLFLGSFFIINFKDSFIHSIVDQELDSIRQDGIAQICDKQSKRTQFYILNANRTIRCAAPSFKIEDFKNIVIGGYDSDDKYIYHHRVLNSQGKSYTLFLRIESDALKLISSEVFSKLFMAMGILGIIFIAGQFFLFRHYFTPLYNLFHIFRMKGVIDTTDSRDYWDYIESKSIKSFNKRRKLQRDLFNTKQYYSVIINSIDDPVVVTDSKGRIIFCNNAFRKSFASFNGRYRGADLISIIRDYDFINLIKKYGYQANLIHNTQIALTKVSGKTNSFQLKISDIESKNKNKEILFYFSDITKLQDVNNMRRDFFENVSHEIKTPLTSIKGYTQTLKSINTDDDQQEIMDIVIQNVDRLDELINGILSLSKIENEGKIEVEKINLPSFINALINDQQLKINAKDMSVNYTQAGPETIMANGKLLYHCISNLVSNAIKYSKESTLITIESGQRDNHQYIAITDEGVGIPNDKIARIFERFYRVDQSRSINTGGTGLGLAIAKHSAQKMKATIEVESMIDKGTTFTVLFPIKP, from the coding sequence TTGAATGATATTATTTTTTATCAAACAATAATTTTTTGTATATCCCTACTCTTTTTAGGGTCATTCTTTATCATTAATTTTAAAGATAGTTTTATCCACTCAATTGTTGATCAAGAATTAGATTCGATTCGCCAAGATGGTATTGCTCAGATATGTGACAAACAATCAAAACGTACGCAATTTTACATTTTAAACGCAAATCGCACAATCAGGTGCGCTGCGCCCAGCTTTAAAATTGAAGACTTCAAAAATATTGTAATTGGTGGTTATGACAGTGATGATAAGTATATCTATCACCATCGTGTTCTTAACTCACAAGGTAAAAGTTATACCTTATTTTTAAGAATTGAATCGGACGCGCTAAAATTAATTTCATCGGAAGTATTTTCAAAGCTCTTTATGGCAATGGGAATTCTTGGGATTATCTTTATTGCTGGCCAGTTTTTTCTCTTTCGTCACTATTTCACGCCTCTATATAATCTCTTTCATATTTTTAGAATGAAAGGTGTTATCGATACTACAGATAGCCGTGACTACTGGGACTATATCGAATCAAAATCGATTAAAAGCTTCAATAAAAGAAGAAAATTACAAAGAGATCTATTTAATACTAAACAATACTATTCCGTAATTATCAATTCAATTGATGATCCTGTCGTTGTTACAGATAGCAAAGGAAGAATCATCTTCTGTAATAATGCTTTTAGAAAGTCATTTGCATCATTTAATGGACGCTACCGTGGAGCTGATCTCATTAGTATTATTAGAGACTATGACTTTATCAACCTTATTAAGAAGTATGGTTATCAAGCAAATCTTATCCATAACACTCAAATTGCTCTGACAAAAGTAAGCGGCAAGACAAACTCATTCCAACTTAAGATTAGTGATATAGAATCGAAGAACAAGAATAAAGAAATTCTTTTCTACTTTAGTGACATCACAAAACTTCAAGATGTTAATAATATGAGAAGAGATTTTTTTGAAAATGTTTCTCATGAAATTAAAACACCCCTAACATCTATAAAGGGCTACACGCAAACTCTAAAGTCCATCAATACTGATGATGATCAGCAAGAGATTATGGATATTGTTATTCAAAATGTTGATCGTCTTGATGAGTTAATCAATGGGATCCTCTCTCTTTCAAAAATTGAGAATGAAGGAAAAATTGAAGTAGAAAAAATTAATCTTCCCTCATTTATTAACGCTCTTATTAACGATCAGCAACTCAAGATCAATGCTAAGGATATGAGTGTCAACTATACTCAAGCTGGCCCTGAAACAATCATGGCCAATGGAAAGCTACTCTACCACTGTATTTCAAACTTAGTTTCAAATGCAATCAAGTACTCAAAAGAAAGCACCTTAATTACAATTGAAAGTGGTCAAAGGGATAATCATCAGTATATTGCCATTACTGATGAAGGCGTTGGGATCCCGAATGATAAGATTGCTAGAATTTTTGAAAGATTTTACAGAGTCGATCAATCACGAAGTATTAATACAGGTGGAACGGGCCTAGGTCTTGCTATTGCAAAACACTCTGCTCAAAAGATGAAAGCTACAATAGAAGTTGAAAGTATGATTGATAAGGGTACAACTTTTACAGTTCTCTTCCCAATTAAGCCTTAG
- a CDS encoding response regulator transcription factor translates to MKALIVEDEQSIAKLIGVNLKAIGIDYDMANTGNDAINAIENNQYDLFVLDRMLPDLSGVQICQYIRNTKKLKSVGILFVTALTSSESIIEGLDAGADDYITKPFDIGILKARVSSLKRRVEGHRDSSPINNKNSYNHMGIKVDVDGVKTLIDDKEIKLTVSEFKILCVLISSPGKVFTRKQIVDLIKGENIYVTDRTVDTHVFALRKKLGSKSKVVETVRGIGYRVKSEE, encoded by the coding sequence ATGAAAGCACTTATCGTAGAAGACGAACAATCTATTGCAAAATTAATTGGGGTTAATCTTAAGGCCATTGGAATTGATTACGACATGGCAAATACAGGAAATGATGCCATTAACGCCATTGAGAACAATCAGTATGACCTCTTTGTTCTGGATCGAATGTTACCGGATTTAAGTGGTGTTCAGATATGCCAATATATTCGAAATACTAAGAAATTAAAAAGTGTCGGTATCCTATTTGTTACAGCATTAACTTCAAGCGAATCAATCATTGAAGGACTCGATGCGGGAGCTGACGATTATATTACAAAGCCGTTTGATATCGGTATTCTTAAGGCAAGAGTTAGTAGTCTAAAAAGACGAGTTGAAGGCCATCGCGATAGTTCACCTATCAATAATAAGAATTCTTACAATCATATGGGCATCAAAGTCGATGTCGACGGAGTAAAAACACTTATTGATGATAAGGAAATTAAACTCACAGTTTCAGAATTCAAAATTCTCTGTGTATTAATTTCTTCTCCAGGAAAGGTTTTTACACGTAAACAAATTGTTGACCTAATAAAAGGTGAAAATATCTACGTTACTGATCGAACTGTTGATACTCACGTCTTTGCCTTAAGGAAGAAGCTTGGGAGTAAATCAAAAGTGGTCGAAACAGTTCGTGGGATTGGATATCGAGTAAAGAGTGAAGAATAA
- the phoU gene encoding phosphate signaling complex protein PhoU, whose translation MELTVETLRKDITEMAAVVEKILHVAVDEKSKIENLYELENEINEFHKLVDDHVFKFIALKSPTAIDLRTALAIMKINSELERLGDEAVNLKRYLMRISNQEKHCSIIQAEVFEMVRKSLIAFASNNIQMATDVIKADHEVNSLHRDLVKKFYQLLKDGKAEVDEGFAVIRVSKIFERCGDHATNICEDIIFLESGKDVRHTEEQ comes from the coding sequence ATGGAATTAACTGTTGAAACACTAAGAAAAGATATTACAGAAATGGCAGCAGTTGTGGAAAAGATTCTCCACGTTGCAGTAGATGAAAAATCAAAAATAGAAAATCTTTATGAGCTTGAAAATGAGATTAATGAATTTCATAAGCTTGTGGATGATCATGTCTTTAAATTTATTGCTCTCAAATCCCCTACAGCAATTGACCTTAGAACGGCCCTTGCTATTATGAAAATCAATTCCGAATTAGAAAGACTTGGTGATGAAGCCGTTAACTTAAAACGCTACCTAATGCGAATTTCAAACCAAGAGAAACACTGTAGTATCATCCAAGCTGAAGTCTTTGAAATGGTTAGAAAGAGCTTAATTGCCTTTGCTTCAAATAATATTCAAATGGCAACAGATGTTATCAAAGCCGACCACGAAGTTAACTCTCTCCACAGAGATCTTGTTAAGAAGTTCTACCAACTTTTAAAAGATGGAAAAGCAGAAGTAGATGAAGGCTTTGCAGTCATTCGCGTCTCAAAGATCTTTGAGAGATGCGGTGATCATGCAACAAATATTTGTGAAGATATTATCTTCCTAGAGTCAGGTAAAGACGTAAGGCACACAGAGGAACAGTAA
- the pstB gene encoding phosphate ABC transporter ATP-binding protein PstB, whose product MSNNDIILEVNNIQAWFGDFHAVKGIDLKYHKNTVNAIIGPSGCGKSTYIRTLNRIHEEVQGARVSGEVLLEGNDIYAPSADPVEIRRKIGMVFQKPNPFAAMSIYDNVVIGPRLWGKKKKSELDEIAYNCLSKAALWNEVKDKLHQEGTSLSGGQQQRLCIARTLATNPPIVLMDEPTSALDPIATGKIEDLMSELKKDYTVIVVTHNMQQAARIADYTSFFILGELIEHGLSSDVFTNPREKKTEDYITGRFG is encoded by the coding sequence ATGTCTAATAACGATATCATTTTAGAAGTTAATAATATTCAAGCATGGTTTGGTGACTTTCACGCCGTGAAAGGAATTGATCTTAAGTATCATAAAAATACGGTCAATGCGATAATTGGTCCTTCAGGGTGTGGTAAATCAACATATATTAGAACTCTAAATCGTATTCACGAAGAAGTTCAAGGCGCGCGTGTTTCTGGAGAAGTCCTACTTGAAGGGAATGATATTTATGCACCTTCAGCAGACCCCGTTGAAATTCGCAGAAAAATCGGAATGGTTTTTCAAAAGCCAAATCCATTTGCCGCCATGAGTATATATGACAATGTTGTCATTGGCCCAAGACTTTGGGGTAAAAAGAAAAAAAGCGAACTTGATGAAATAGCCTACAACTGTCTTTCAAAGGCTGCACTTTGGAATGAAGTAAAAGATAAGCTACACCAAGAAGGGACTTCTCTTTCAGGCGGTCAGCAACAAAGGCTTTGTATTGCAAGAACACTAGCAACAAATCCTCCAATCGTTTTAATGGATGAACCAACATCAGCACTAGATCCGATTGCAACTGGAAAGATTGAAGATCTTATGAGTGAGCTTAAAAAGGACTACACGGTAATTGTCGTAACTCACAATATGCAACAAGCTGCCCGTATTGCTGACTATACAAGCTTCTTTATCCTAGGCGAACTTATTGAGCATGGCCTAAGTAGCGATGTCTTTACAAATCCAAGAGAAAAGAAAACAGAAGATTATATCACTGGCCGTTTTGGCTAA
- the pstA gene encoding phosphate ABC transporter permease PstA, which translates to MKISKSRIIKNQVFKGLLVLSALLVILPLILVFIFLLQKGSTSISLDFFLNDPKPVGEVGGGMRHAILGTLIMVSIGSLIAVPVGTLCGVYLSEYGKGKIATSLRFTIDLLTGVPSIVVGIFSYLIFVVSFKSFSALAGAFALSIIILPIVTRTTEEILKLIPRHVREAGLALGLPRWRVIYNIILKGSRNSLMTGVILAISRAAGETAPLLFTAFGSMYMSYNVAGPMASLPVQIYNYAISPYKEWQQQAWAGSFTLIIIVLGLNLSAKFLFNSKKLKKFFARKS; encoded by the coding sequence ATGAAAATCTCAAAAAGTCGAATTATAAAAAATCAAGTTTTCAAGGGACTACTCGTTCTCTCTGCTCTACTTGTCATTCTTCCTTTAATTCTCGTCTTTATTTTTCTTCTGCAAAAGGGATCTACTTCAATTAGCCTCGATTTCTTTTTAAATGATCCAAAACCAGTTGGTGAAGTTGGTGGCGGAATGAGACATGCCATTTTAGGAACACTTATTATGGTTTCAATTGGCTCTCTCATAGCGGTCCCTGTTGGGACACTATGTGGTGTCTACTTAAGCGAATACGGAAAAGGTAAGATTGCAACTTCTCTTAGATTTACAATAGACCTCCTAACAGGTGTACCTTCAATTGTTGTTGGTATTTTTTCTTATTTAATCTTTGTTGTAAGCTTCAAATCATTCTCGGCACTGGCCGGTGCTTTTGCACTTAGTATAATAATTCTACCGATTGTAACGAGAACAACTGAGGAGATCTTAAAGCTTATTCCTAGACACGTCAGAGAAGCTGGCCTTGCTCTTGGACTTCCAAGATGGCGAGTGATTTATAATATTATTCTTAAAGGTTCTAGAAACTCTCTTATGACAGGAGTTATTCTGGCCATTTCTCGAGCGGCAGGCGAAACAGCTCCCCTACTTTTTACAGCATTTGGAAGTATGTACATGAGCTATAATGTAGCGGGCCCAATGGCCTCTCTTCCAGTACAAATTTATAACTATGCAATTAGTCCGTATAAAGAATGGCAACAGCAAGCTTGGGCCGGATCATTTACACTTATTATTATTGTTCTAGGACTAAATTTAAGTGCTAAGTTTTTATTCAATTCAAAGAAACTTAAGAAATTCTTTGCGAGGAAATCATAA
- the pstC gene encoding phosphate ABC transporter permease subunit PstC, with the protein MNILKKLRPASPSKQDKLAYITLRFFSLIVIVLLILMVGQLFYASREAFSEFGFKFITDDFWNPIDDEFGALPFIFGTVVTSLLALLIAGPVSISVALFITEYLPKGISGILGTFVELIAAVPSIIFGLWGLYYLAPFVKEMLTPALKATLGFLPLFQGPSFGIGILTASIILAIMIIPTITSVAREVFRSINILHKEAALGLGATKFEMIKIAVLRPSFSGIVGALVLGLGRALGETMAVAMVIGNTPQISKSIFAPASTMASVMANEYAEAESDLHLSALCLVGLLLFVVTFVVNLVARTIVWKQTKGVSK; encoded by the coding sequence ATGAACATACTTAAAAAATTAAGGCCAGCTTCTCCTTCAAAACAGGATAAGTTGGCCTATATAACACTTCGATTCTTTTCTCTTATTGTCATTGTTCTGCTAATACTTATGGTTGGTCAGCTATTCTACGCTAGTCGTGAGGCATTTAGTGAATTTGGTTTTAAATTCATCACAGATGACTTTTGGAATCCTATTGATGATGAATTTGGTGCACTACCATTTATCTTTGGTACAGTAGTTACTTCTCTACTAGCTCTACTTATTGCAGGTCCAGTTAGTATTTCAGTGGCACTGTTTATTACAGAATATCTTCCAAAAGGTATTTCGGGTATTCTAGGAACTTTCGTTGAACTAATCGCTGCCGTCCCTAGTATAATCTTTGGACTCTGGGGCCTATACTATCTCGCTCCATTTGTAAAAGAAATGCTTACTCCGGCACTTAAAGCAACACTTGGTTTTCTACCTCTCTTTCAAGGTCCAAGCTTTGGAATTGGTATTCTTACGGCCTCAATTATTTTGGCAATTATGATTATTCCGACTATTACTTCAGTTGCTCGTGAAGTCTTTCGTTCAATTAATATTCTCCACAAGGAAGCGGCCTTAGGTCTAGGTGCAACAAAGTTTGAAATGATCAAGATCGCAGTATTAAGGCCAAGTTTTTCAGGAATTGTTGGAGCACTCGTTCTAGGTCTAGGACGTGCACTTGGAGAGACAATGGCCGTTGCTATGGTAATTGGAAATACTCCACAAATTTCAAAATCAATTTTTGCCCCGGCCTCAACAATGGCCTCCGTTATGGCAAATGAATATGCAGAAGCAGAAAGTGATCTACACCTTTCAGCTCTATGCCTAGTTGGACTACTTCTTTTTGTTGTTACTTTTGTCGTTAACCTTGTTGCACGAACAATTGTATGGAAACAAACGAAGGGAGTTTCTAAATGA
- the pstS gene encoding phosphate ABC transporter substrate-binding protein PstS: protein MIKRIVALCLLLASTSTFALKINAAGASFPYAIYSKWFSEYSKINPEVQFNYQPIGSGGGIRQLLKETVDFGASDAPMKAKDKKKAKWPVLHVPMVLGAVAIAYNHPQVPDQLKLDGPTLADIYLGKITKWNAAQILALNPGVKLPSDDILVVRRADGSGTTKNFADYLVEVSTEWKQRVGTGKSLRWPTGVGAKGNDGVTSIVSNTKGSITYMDLAHARKNNIKTVALKNKAGLYINPTVEAVSASAKEFKTEGKELTGSLINSSAKDSYPISALTYILLPMVEKDLKQVEIYKFVEWAISKGQSYAKELYYAPLPTELSKKVLERVKSL from the coding sequence ATGATTAAGAGAATAGTTGCACTCTGCCTGTTACTGGCAAGTACAAGCACATTCGCTTTAAAGATTAATGCCGCTGGAGCATCTTTTCCATACGCAATATATTCAAAATGGTTTTCAGAGTATTCAAAAATTAATCCAGAGGTTCAATTTAACTATCAACCAATTGGCTCAGGTGGAGGTATTCGCCAGCTTCTAAAAGAAACAGTTGATTTTGGTGCTTCAGATGCTCCAATGAAAGCAAAGGATAAGAAGAAAGCAAAATGGCCAGTTCTTCACGTACCAATGGTTCTAGGAGCCGTTGCTATCGCTTATAACCATCCTCAAGTACCTGACCAACTAAAGCTAGATGGGCCAACACTTGCTGATATCTACCTAGGTAAAATAACTAAGTGGAATGCTGCTCAAATATTAGCTCTGAACCCTGGAGTCAAACTTCCTTCAGACGACATCCTTGTTGTTCGTCGTGCAGATGGTTCAGGAACAACTAAGAATTTTGCTGACTACCTTGTGGAAGTAAGCACAGAATGGAAGCAAAGAGTTGGAACAGGAAAGTCACTTCGCTGGCCAACAGGAGTTGGGGCCAAAGGAAATGATGGTGTAACTTCAATTGTAAGTAACACGAAGGGTTCAATCACTTATATGGACCTTGCCCACGCAAGAAAGAATAATATAAAAACAGTTGCTCTTAAAAACAAAGCTGGTCTTTATATCAATCCAACAGTTGAGGCAGTTTCGGCATCGGCCAAAGAATTCAAAACTGAAGGAAAAGAATTAACTGGTTCACTAATCAACAGCAGTGCCAAAGACTCGTACCCTATTAGTGCCCTTACTTATATTCTTCTTCCGATGGTAGAAAAAGATCTAAAACAGGTTGAGATATATAAATTTGTCGAATGGGCAATCAGCAAAGGTCAAAGTTATGCAAAAGAACTTTACTACGCTCCACTACCTACAGAACTTTCCAAAAAGGTATTAGAAAGGGTAAAATCTCTTTAA
- a CDS encoding HD-GYP domain-containing protein, translating to MKAEDIFRKSHLALNLTPFTIRELFNIPTTPCDVYIFEDGKFKHNLYRGTYVSNDTLKEMIEKGHTIVFATTEQRQELKELQQDSLRQVTRSFSMGDTYQNCKNQLNLITINLRYLFEDPTDDSALNLQYQSLKVLASFLIKNTKMHEALYRYFAAQGHHYIFAQPLLSSIFLVGILKTSQLYNDKDIENFFITSYFKDIGMSAIPIDKYDKENLSEMDKVLLAKHPIISARILQGRIQLSPAHMKVIENHHTFSILDKYDSDNQYLKNLTVTGFETIMVNICDIVAAMISPRPYREALTIFDALEKVRSHIGKDYPHEFKIIINYFRNFFTTSVK from the coding sequence ATGAAAGCAGAGGATATCTTCCGTAAATCACATTTGGCCTTAAACTTAACCCCTTTTACTATTAGGGAGCTGTTTAATATTCCAACAACACCATGTGATGTCTATATCTTCGAGGATGGAAAATTTAAGCACAATCTCTACCGTGGAACATATGTATCAAATGACACACTTAAAGAGATGATTGAAAAAGGTCATACTATTGTTTTCGCTACAACAGAGCAAAGACAAGAGCTTAAAGAATTACAACAAGACTCTCTTAGACAAGTAACTCGCTCATTTTCTATGGGTGATACTTACCAAAATTGTAAGAATCAATTAAATCTTATAACTATCAATCTTCGTTATCTCTTTGAAGACCCTACAGATGATAGTGCACTTAATTTGCAATACCAAAGTCTAAAAGTTTTGGCGTCTTTCTTGATTAAGAATACAAAAATGCACGAGGCACTTTATCGATATTTTGCGGCCCAGGGCCACCACTATATTTTTGCACAGCCCCTACTTTCATCTATTTTTCTTGTGGGGATTTTAAAGACGTCACAACTATATAATGATAAGGATATCGAGAATTTTTTTATCACGAGCTACTTTAAAGATATTGGAATGTCGGCCATTCCAATTGATAAGTACGATAAGGAAAATCTTTCAGAAATGGATAAGGTACTTCTTGCAAAACACCCGATTATTTCGGCCCGTATACTACAAGGAAGAATTCAATTAAGTCCGGCCCATATGAAGGTTATTGAAAATCATCACACGTTCAGTATTTTAGATAAGTACGACTCAGACAACCAGTACTTAAAAAATTTAACTGTTACAGGTTTTGAAACAATCATGGTAAATATTTGTGATATTGTAGCGGCAATGATCTCTCCACGCCCCTACCGAGAGGCCCTTACAATCTTTGATGCCTTAGAGAAAGTGCGTTCACATATTGGTAAGGATTACCCTCACGAGTTTAAGATTATCATTAATTATTTTCGTAATTTCTTTACAACTTCAGTCAAGTAA